Proteins encoded together in one Bacillota bacterium window:
- a CDS encoding JAB domain-containing protein, with product MEKVVSTYTTANKVPVYRVSLVRERSHQTLVCVTEPADVGRIAAEFLHDADREQFVVLLLNSRHRVIGLQVASMGSLNESIVHPREVFKAAILAGCGAIVVAHNHPSGDTNPSSEDVAMTKRLGEAGRLLGIPLLDHVIVGENGEFRSLRETLGSDWPM from the coding sequence ATGGAGAAGGTAGTGAGCACCTACACCACCGCGAACAAAGTTCCGGTGTACCGCGTCAGCCTGGTGCGCGAAAGGAGTCACCAGACCCTGGTGTGCGTGACGGAACCCGCCGATGTTGGCCGCATTGCGGCAGAGTTTCTTCATGATGCTGACCGCGAACAGTTCGTTGTCTTACTCTTGAACAGCAGACACCGGGTGATAGGGCTTCAGGTGGCCTCGATGGGTTCATTGAATGAGTCGATAGTGCATCCTCGCGAGGTATTCAAGGCGGCCATCCTCGCGGGTTGTGGTGCGATTGTTGTGGCGCACAACCATCCGAGCGGGGACACAAACCCCAGCTCAGAGGACGTGGCCATGACAAAGCGGCTCGGAGAGGCCGGCCGGCTTCTTGGGATCCCGCTTCTCGATCACGTCATAGTGGGAGAGAATGGCGAATTCCGCAGTCTGCGAGAGACACTGGGTTCCGATTGGCCAATGTGA